A stretch of the Paramormyrops kingsleyae isolate MSU_618 chromosome 16, PKINGS_0.4, whole genome shotgun sequence genome encodes the following:
- the LOC111854113 gene encoding interleukin-1 receptor type 2, with translation MTVNDLHIVYLVALFVTAFNDRTTSLRMPQMPMRGGCFQVSEIEEFRLQGEAVVLRCPKTESLLAKRGLLHATGHTYHFTGADMDTLLPNDTGRVRTQGHRLWFLPARTTDTGNYTCIFRNASYCIAGTISLQIYQNKDPHLDVISYPNLAFPGPNGMIVCPNVNEFNRTGQLQWFKDSTPIVLSADHNRYHRHMDNALTIQNVSPRDAGFYTCELRVVINDVHYKVTRTINLSVPAPVGEFTTPGSTPSESPVEPLFLQPEIIFPSSGDIFEASIGSNLEIPCRVLIGGQSADSTEVTWLVDGLAIEESILKGRAFLRERTRGSHIELKLNLLELYEEDTRAVIKCVTQNPWGRQEVIAQIKLENNSTWLVVGTAGATAFFTMVFIFLYHLLKAQRKDYILAKQNTMF, from the exons ATGACTGTCAATGATCTG CACATTGTGTATCTGGTTGCATTATTCGTCACGGCTTTCAATGACAGGACCACGTCTCTCAGGATGCCCCAAATGCCCATGAGAG GGGGTTGTTTTCAGGTGTCCGAGATTGAGGAGTTTCGCCTGCAGGGAGAGGCTGTGGTCCTACGCTGCCCCAAGACGGAGAGTCTCCTGGCTAAGCGAGGATTACTGCATGCCACAGGGCACACCTATCACTTTACAGGTGCTGACATGGACACTCTGCTACCAAACGACACGGGCCGAGTGAGGACCCAGGGCCATCGCCTTTGGTTTCTGCCTGCTAGGACAACTGACACTGGAAACTACACTTGCATTTTTAG GAATGCCTCATACTGCATCGCTGGGACTATCTCTCTACAAATTTACCAGAACAAAGACCCCCACCTGGATGTGATCTCATACCCCAACCTAGCTTTTCCAGGTCCCAACGGGATGATTGTGTGTCCAAATGTAAATGAGTTCAATAGAACAGGACAACTGCAGTGGTTTAAG GATTCTACTCCTATTGTATTGTCAGCTGACCACAATCGCTACCATCGACATATGGACAACGCACTCACTATCCAGAATGTGAGCCCACGGGATGCAGGTTTCTATACCTGTGAGCTAAGGGTGGTCATTAATGACGTCCACTACAAAGTCACCAGGACCATCAATCTTTCTGTACCAG CACCTGTGGGAGAATTTACGACTCCCGGCAGTACACCGAGTGAGAGCCCAGTGGAAC CACTGTTTCTGCAACCAGAGATCATCTTCCCCTCTAGTGGTGACATTTTTGAAGCCTCCATTG GTTCAAATCTTGAGATACCATGCAGAGTATTGATAGGGGGACAGTCAGCTGACTCCACTGAGGTCACATGGCTGGTGGATGGCCTGGCCATTGAAGAATCCATCCTGAAGGGTCGAGCTTTTCTGAGGGAGAG AACCAGGGGCAGCCACATCGAGCTGAAGCTCAATCTTCTGGAGCTGTATGAAGAGGACACTAGGGCTGTGATAAAGTGTGTTACGCAGAATCCATGGGGACGTCAGGAAGTAATAGCCCAGATCAAATTGGAAA ACAATTCCACATGGCTGGTGGTGGGTACAGCTGGGGCTACAGCCTTCTTCACAATGGTCTTTATATTCCTCTACCACCTCCTTAAAGCCCAAAGAAAGGACTACATTTTGGCAAAGCAGAACACCATGTTTTAA